CGAAAAAGGGACCCTTGAGGAGGTGACCGCGCTGAGAACCCGCGCCCTGGCTTCCGGACTAAGTAACGACGAAAAGATAGACCTGGACAATAAAATGTCAAAAGTTCTCGGTGGCATCATGGTAGCGGTAGAGAACTACCCGCAACTCAAGGCCAGCCAGAACTTCCTGGAGCTCCAGAAGGCGATGAACGAGGTCGAAGAACAGGTATCCGCGGCAAGACGGGCTTATAACGCCGCTGTCACCGATTATAACAACGGAGTGGAAATGTTCCCCACGAATATCCTGGCCGGCATGATGGGGTTCAGGAGAAAACAGGTGTTCTTTATACCCGAAGAGGAAAGGGGCGCCCCGAACGTAAAAGAGATGTTCGGGAAATAGCGTGCCGGAAACAAGTGAACGGACAATATGAAGACTATAGGAGAGGTAGAAGGTTTCTATTATACGACGCTTCTTAATGATCTTGTCGGCCTTGAGAAAGAAAGAATA
This genomic interval from Candidatus Omnitrophota bacterium contains the following:
- a CDS encoding LemA family protein produces the protein MAAIIALVIVLLVPVFMYNSLVARKNQVDNVFGSIDALLKKRYDLIPNLVATVQAYMQHEKGTLEEVTALRTRALASGLSNDEKIDLDNKMSKVLGGIMVAVENYPQLKASQNFLELQKAMNEVEEQVSAARRAYNAAVTDYNNGVEMFPTNILAGMMGFRRKQVFFIPEEERGAPNVKEMFGK